In one window of Arachis ipaensis cultivar K30076 chromosome B06, Araip1.1, whole genome shotgun sequence DNA:
- the LOC107605588 gene encoding K(+) efflux antiporter 3, chloroplastic isoform X1 translates to MLYLWFAYSRRHNTHQTPPLPASAAAPHILGGTNYQYHHPVKFRRERTRTRATLDDTEIGQLSSTTLLVEDDKPSKVLANFLSNPLASGGDSDAAGWPYLAFDLDPALVNAAKKAGFPIHYGDGSHPAVLQSVGISSPKAIMVMFTGKEKTAETVQRLRFTYPAIPIYARAKDLEHLLDLKKAGATDAVLENAEISLQLGSKLMKGFGVMSDDLA, encoded by the exons ATGCTCTATCTCTGGTTCGCCTACTCTCGCCGCCACAACACGCATCAGACGCCGCCGCTCCCTGCGTCCGCCGCCGCTCCTCACATTCTCGGAGGAACGAACTATCAGTATCACCACCCTGTTAAATTTCGCAGAGAAAGAACGAGAACCAGAGCGACCCTTGATGACACTGAAATAGGACAACTTTCCTCAACCACACTTCTTGTTGAGGACGACAAACCCAGCAAG GTCCTTGCAAATTTCCTTTCCAATCCGTTGGCTTCAGGAGGAGACAGTGATGCTGCAGGATGGCCTTATTTGGCTTTTGATCTTGACCCCGCACTAGTAAAT GCTGCTAAAAAAGCCGGCTTTCCAATTCACTATGGGGATGGATCACATCCTGCTGTTCTTCAGTCGGTCGGTATCTCTTCTCCAAAAGCTATTATGGTTATGTTCACCGGAAAGGAAAAGACAGCGGAAACTGTTCAGAGGCTACGGTTTACTTACCCTGCA ATCCCAATCTATGCCAGAGCTAAAGATCTTGAGCATCTTTTAGATCTGAAGAAAGCAGGTGCAACAGATGCCGTTTTGGAAAATGCAGAG ATTAGCTTACAGCTGGGTTCTAAGCTTATGAAAGGTTTCGGAGTGATGTCGGATGACCTAGCATAA
- the LOC107605588 gene encoding K(+) efflux antiporter 3, chloroplastic isoform X2: MLIFTAEVLANFLSNPLASGGDSDAAGWPYLAFDLDPALVNAAKKAGFPIHYGDGSHPAVLQSVGISSPKAIMVMFTGKEKTAETVQRLRFTYPAIPIYARAKDLEHLLDLKKAGATDAVLENAEISLQLGSKLMKGFGVMSDDLA; the protein is encoded by the exons ATGCTAATTTTCACCGCTGAG GTCCTTGCAAATTTCCTTTCCAATCCGTTGGCTTCAGGAGGAGACAGTGATGCTGCAGGATGGCCTTATTTGGCTTTTGATCTTGACCCCGCACTAGTAAAT GCTGCTAAAAAAGCCGGCTTTCCAATTCACTATGGGGATGGATCACATCCTGCTGTTCTTCAGTCGGTCGGTATCTCTTCTCCAAAAGCTATTATGGTTATGTTCACCGGAAAGGAAAAGACAGCGGAAACTGTTCAGAGGCTACGGTTTACTTACCCTGCA ATCCCAATCTATGCCAGAGCTAAAGATCTTGAGCATCTTTTAGATCTGAAGAAAGCAGGTGCAACAGATGCCGTTTTGGAAAATGCAGAG ATTAGCTTACAGCTGGGTTCTAAGCTTATGAAAGGTTTCGGAGTGATGTCGGATGACCTAGCATAA